The Impatiens glandulifera chromosome 8, dImpGla2.1, whole genome shotgun sequence genome includes a window with the following:
- the LOC124911681 gene encoding pentatricopeptide repeat-containing protein At3g62890: MRSQSKLISQAHPTLNLVHPTPEVFIWNTIIRSHFRHGDRSLPSVSAPLSAFLRMRFHGVNPDFYTFPFILQLFQIPSYLHLGKSIHAQIHHFGFVRNRFCQTSLINMYSNCGDMYLARKLFDEINLPDLPSWNSILTGYIRIGLVDNARKVFDEMPERNVVSWSSMIDGYSRCGDCEKALQLFNSMEGSKPNEFTMSSVLSACGQLGNLDKGMNAHDYIKENDMENNVIVATGLIDMYVKCGSIDRARDVFNKLGPTEDVMAWTAFISGLAIHGCSHECLEQFNNMLVREVRPNSVTFVGLLSACAHGGLVSEGEAYFDRMMNEFGISPRIQHYGCMVDLYSRAGLVRRAWDLVLSMPIEPDVLIWGSLLSGSRTHFDVEMCEKAIGKLIELEPMNSGAYVLLSNVYVKAGRWKDVKIVRDLMKAKGVKKVQGYSMVDIDGVRHRFVVGDESHPEIRDVYVKLDEIMMKLKMEGYVGDVKEVLLDLDEEEGKEMALWRHSEKLAVAFAILKTGEGESIRVMKNLRICSDCHVAMKMISRVFNREIIVRDCNRFHRFCNGICSCNDFW, from the coding sequence ATGCGATCACAATCAAAGCTTATTTCTCAGGCACATCCGACGCTTAATCTAGTTCATCCAACCCCCGAAGTTTTTATCTGGAACACAATTATTCGATCTCATTTCCGTCATGGCGATCGATCACTACCCTCTGTCTCTGCTCCACTCTCCGCATTCCTTCGCATGCGTTTCCATGGCGTCAACCCAGATTTCTACACCTTCCCTTTCAttcttcaattatttcaaaTCCCCTCTTATCTCCATCTGGGTAAGTCCATTCACGCTCAGATTCATCACTTCGGCTTCGTCCGTAATCGATTCTGTCAGACGTCTCTCATCAACATGTATTCCAATTGTGGCGATATGTATCTCGCTAGAAAGCTATTTGACGAGATAAATCTCCCTGATTTGCCTTCTTGGAACTCGATTCTCACAGGTTATATTAGAATTGGTTTGGTTGATAATGCACGTAAGGTGTTCGACGAAATGCCTGAAAGAAATGTCGTGTCTTGGAGTTCTATGATAGATGGGTATAGTAGGTGTGGAGATTGTGAAAAGGCACTCCAATTGTTTAATTCTATGGAAGGATCGAAACCGAACGAATTCACCATGTCCTCGGTTCTCTCGGCTTGTGGTCAGCTCGGTAATTTGGACAAAGGAATGAACGCTCACGATTACATTAAGGAAAACGATATGGAAAACAATGTAATTGTCGCAACAGGTTTGATCGATATGTACGTGAAATGTGGGAGTATCGATAGAGCAAGAGACGTGTTTAATAAGTTAGGTCCAACCGAGGATGTAATGGCTTGGACCGCCTTCATCTCCGGTTTGGCTATACACGGCTGCAGCCATGAATGTCTTGAACAATTTAATAACATGTTGGTTCGAGAAGTAAGGCCTAATTCAGTTACGTTCGTTGGTTTGCTCTCCGCGTGTGCTCATGGAGGCTTAGTAAGCGAAGGAGAAGCGTATTTCGATAGGATGATGAACGAGTTCGGAATTAGTCCGAGGATTCAGCATTACGGTTGTATGGTTGATCTTTATAGCAGGGCAGGTTTGGTAAGAAGGGCGTGGGATTTGGTTCTATCGATGCCAATTGAACCGGATGTTCTTATATGGGGATCTCTTTTGAGTGGTTCGAGGACGCATTTTGACGTGGAAATGTGCGAGAAAGCAATTGGGAAACTAATCGAGTTAGAACCGATGAATAGTGGAGCTTACGTGCTTTTATCGAATGTGTATGTAAAAGCCGGGAGATGGAAAGATGTGAAAATTGTTCGCGACTTGATGAAGGCGAAGGGGGTGAAGAAAGTTCAAGGGTATAGTATGGTTGATATAGACGGGGTTAGGCATAGATTTGTTGTGGGCGATGAGTCCCATCCCGAGATTAGAGATGTTTATGTTAAGCTTGATGAGATTATGATGAAGTTGAAAATGGAGGGATATGTTGGGGATGTTAAGGAGGTGTTGcttgatttggacgaggaagAAGGGAAGGAGATGGCATTGTGGAGACATAGTGAGAAATTGGCGGTTGCATTTGCGATTTTGAAAACGGGGGAGGGTGAGTCGATTCGTGTGATGAAGAATCTTAGGATTTGTAGCGATTGTCATGTTGCGATGAAGATGATTTCGAGGGTATTTAATAGGGAGATTATTGTTAGGGATTGTAATAGGTTTCATCGATTTTGTAACGGTATTTGTTCTTGTAACGATTTTTGGTGA